The following proteins are co-located in the Streptomyces sp. DT2A-34 genome:
- a CDS encoding helix-turn-helix domain-containing protein — MDTTQERTEVQDLPYNVFAKLCPSRGTLGHVTGRWGGLTLGALYEGSLRFNELRRRVDGVSEKMLSQTLHALERDGLVHREAQPTNPPRVDYELTPLGRGVAERLLALIHFVEGQMDDVLEARRRYDETRGAL, encoded by the coding sequence ATGGACACCACGCAGGAGCGCACGGAGGTGCAGGACCTCCCGTACAACGTGTTCGCCAAGCTCTGCCCCTCGCGCGGCACGCTGGGACACGTCACGGGCCGCTGGGGCGGACTCACCCTGGGCGCCCTGTACGAGGGCTCGCTGCGCTTCAACGAGCTGCGCCGCCGGGTCGACGGCGTCAGCGAGAAGATGCTGTCCCAGACGCTGCACGCCCTGGAGCGCGACGGCCTGGTGCACCGCGAGGCCCAGCCGACCAATCCGCCCCGGGTCGACTACGAGCTGACGCCGCTGGGCCGCGGGGTCGCCGAGCGGCTGCTGGCCCTCATCCACTTCGTGGAGGGACAGATGGACGACGTACTCGAAGCACGCCGGCGTTACGACGAGACGCGCGGCGCCCTCTGA
- the mutM gene encoding bifunctional DNA-formamidopyrimidine glycosylase/DNA-(apurinic or apyrimidinic site) lyase encodes MPELPEVEVVRRGLERWVAHRTVADAEVLHPRAVRRHIAGADDFAHRLKGHRIGMPSRRGKYLWLPLEDTHQSILAHLGMSGQLLVQPQSAPDEKHLRIRVRFADALGTELRFVDQRTFGGLSLHDNTQGGLPDVIAHIARDPLDPLFDDEAFHQALRRKRTTIKRALLDQSLISGVGNIYADEALWRTRLHYDRPTATFTRPRSLELLGHIRDVMNAALAVGGTSFDSLYVNVNGESGYFDRSLDAYGREGLPCKRCGTPMRRRPWMNRSSYFCPKCQRAPRVSS; translated from the coding sequence ATGCCCGAGTTGCCCGAGGTCGAGGTAGTACGGCGCGGTCTGGAGCGGTGGGTCGCCCATCGCACCGTCGCCGACGCCGAGGTGCTGCACCCGCGTGCCGTACGTCGGCACATCGCCGGTGCGGACGACTTCGCGCACCGCCTCAAGGGCCACCGGATCGGCATGCCGAGCCGTCGCGGCAAGTACCTGTGGCTGCCCCTGGAGGACACGCACCAGTCGATCCTGGCGCACCTCGGGATGAGCGGCCAGCTGCTGGTGCAGCCGCAGAGCGCGCCCGACGAGAAGCACCTCAGGATCCGCGTGCGGTTCGCGGACGCCCTCGGCACCGAACTGCGCTTCGTCGACCAACGCACCTTCGGCGGCCTGTCGTTGCACGACAACACCCAGGGCGGCCTGCCCGACGTCATCGCCCACATCGCCCGCGACCCACTCGACCCGCTCTTCGACGACGAGGCCTTCCACCAGGCCCTGCGCCGCAAGCGCACCACGATCAAACGGGCCCTGCTCGACCAGTCGTTGATCAGCGGAGTCGGCAACATCTACGCGGACGAGGCTCTTTGGCGCACCCGCCTCCACTACGACCGCCCGACCGCGACCTTCACCCGCCCGCGCAGCCTCGAACTCCTGGGCCACATAAGGGACGTCATGAACGCCGCCCTCGCGGTGGGCGGCACGAGCTTCGACAGCCTGTACGTCAACGTCAACGGCGAGTCGGGCTACTTCGACCGGTCGCTGGACGCGTACGGCCGTGAAGGGCTGCCGTGCAAGCGGTGCGGTACGCCGATGCGCCGGCGGCCCTGGATGAACCGGTCCAGCTACTTCTGCCCGAAGTGTCAGAGGGCGCCGCGCGTCTCGTCGTAA
- the rnc gene encoding ribonuclease III: MSTPKKNAADNTASSHTLLEGRLGYKLESALLVRALTHRSYAYENGGLPTNERLEFLGDSVLGLVVTDTLYRTHPDLPEGQLAKLRAAVVNSRALAEVGRGLDLGSFIRLGRGEEGTGGRDKASILADTLEAVIGAVYLDQGLDSAAELVHRLFDPLIEKSSNLGAGLDWKTSLQELTAIEGLGVPEYLVTETGPDHEKTFTAAARVGGVSYGTGTGRSKKEAEQQAAESAWRSIKAAADERAEKAKAAADAVEPEPEPELEPEPELEPDADASSASA, translated from the coding sequence GTGTCCACGCCGAAGAAGAACGCAGCGGACAACACGGCCTCGTCCCACACGCTGTTGGAAGGGCGGCTCGGGTACAAGCTCGAGTCCGCCCTTCTGGTGCGTGCGCTGACCCACCGCTCCTACGCATACGAGAACGGCGGTCTGCCCACCAACGAGCGCCTGGAGTTCCTCGGGGACTCCGTCCTCGGCCTCGTGGTCACGGACACGCTGTACCGCACCCACCCCGACCTGCCCGAAGGCCAGCTGGCCAAACTGCGGGCCGCGGTGGTCAACTCGCGTGCGCTGGCGGAGGTCGGTCGCGGCCTTGACCTTGGCTCCTTCATCCGGCTCGGCCGCGGTGAAGAGGGCACGGGCGGCCGGGACAAGGCGTCCATCCTCGCCGACACCCTGGAAGCGGTGATCGGCGCGGTCTATCTCGACCAGGGCCTGGACTCGGCGGCGGAGCTGGTGCACCGCCTGTTCGACCCCCTGATCGAGAAGTCCTCGAACCTCGGAGCCGGCCTGGACTGGAAGACCAGTCTCCAGGAGCTCACCGCGATCGAAGGCCTCGGAGTCCCCGAGTACCTGGTCACGGAGACCGGCCCCGACCACGAGAAGACCTTCACTGCTGCCGCCCGCGTCGGAGGCGTCTCGTACGGCACCGGCACCGGCCGCAGCAAGAAGGAGGCGGAGCAGCAGGCCGCGGAATCCGCGTGGCGGTCCATCAAGGCCGCGGCGGACGAGCGTGCCGAGAAGGCGAAGGCGGCAGCAGATGCCGTCGAGCCTGAGCCCGAGCCTGAGCTCGAGCCCGAGCCTGAGCTCGAGCCCGACGCCGACGCGTCATCGGCCTCCGCCTGA
- the rpmF gene encoding 50S ribosomal protein L32, which yields MAVPKRKMSRSNTRHRRSQWKAAVPTLVACERCHEPKQQHIACPSCGTYNKRQVLEV from the coding sequence GTGGCTGTTCCGAAGCGGAAGATGTCGCGCAGCAACACGCGCCACCGCCGGTCGCAGTGGAAGGCTGCGGTCCCCACCCTGGTTGCGTGCGAGCGCTGCCACGAGCCCAAGCAGCAGCACATCGCGTGCCCGTCTTGCGGCACCTACAACAAGCGCCAGGTCCTCGAGGTCTGA
- a CDS encoding DUF177 domain-containing protein: protein MTARLDHRNPLVFDTHELGRRPGALQRLTRTVDAPKDFGIQGVVGVPEGAPVELELRLESVMEGVLVTGTGRAQAEGECVRCLEPLQLDVEADFQEMFSYPDADDRGRHHHGAEPGDDAEDDEDRLFLEDGLFDLESVLRDAVVLALPMQPVCQEDCPGLCAECGARLADDPDHHHDAVDIRWAALQGLAGSLEDGEKDEMSGAEPGVDEKQEK from the coding sequence GTGACAGCCCGCCTCGACCACCGCAACCCTCTCGTGTTCGACACGCACGAGCTGGGCCGGCGGCCCGGTGCGCTGCAGCGCCTGACCCGCACGGTCGACGCTCCCAAGGACTTCGGTATCCAGGGAGTCGTCGGGGTGCCGGAAGGCGCCCCGGTGGAGCTCGAACTCCGACTCGAGTCGGTCATGGAAGGTGTGCTTGTCACAGGCACCGGCCGTGCACAGGCCGAGGGGGAGTGCGTAAGGTGTCTGGAGCCGCTTCAGCTCGACGTCGAAGCGGACTTCCAGGAGATGTTCTCGTACCCTGACGCCGATGATCGGGGCCGCCACCACCACGGTGCGGAACCCGGCGACGACGCCGAGGACGACGAGGACAGACTCTTTCTCGAGGACGGCCTGTTCGACCTCGAATCCGTGCTGCGCGATGCGGTGGTGCTCGCACTGCCGATGCAGCCGGTGTGCCAGGAAGACTGCCCGGGACTGTGCGCCGAGTGCGGCGCACGCCTCGCGGACGACCCGGACCACCACCATGACGCCGTCGACATCCGTTGGGCGGCACTGCAGGGACTCGCCGGTTCACTCGAAGACGGCGAGAAGGACGAGATGAGCGGCGCCGAACCGGGCGTCGACGAGAAGCAGGAGAAGTAG
- a CDS encoding ATP synthase F0 subunit B has translation MDVQKKLDEIVAAVSGARSMPMSASCVVNRAELLSMLEEVREALPGSLAQAQELIGDREQMVEQARQEAERIIHSAHAERGSLISDTEVARRSQAEADRILAEARKEAEDIRAEADDYVDSKLANFEVVLTKTLGSVGRGREKLLGTGPGIDEQGYEDEDAPERSHDPETLRRTADEYVDVKLGAFEAVLAKTLEAVGRGRQKLHGRIATDDLGALADDTSTVQHSSDADYLADLVALAEQDAPAAAAEQPARQQQQYDQQAAVQPAYGYQQQNADPYGGYQQGYGGQQDPYGYQQADPYAYQGYAPQQAAYDPNQAQQQPAQQTSQGNDGYALDETSLFDTSMISAEQLRAYEQGRGQ, from the coding sequence GTGGACGTACAGAAGAAGCTCGACGAGATCGTCGCGGCCGTCTCGGGTGCCCGGTCGATGCCCATGTCGGCCTCGTGCGTGGTCAACCGAGCCGAACTGCTCTCGATGCTCGAAGAGGTCCGCGAGGCCCTGCCCGGCTCCCTCGCCCAGGCCCAGGAGCTGATCGGCGACCGCGAGCAGATGGTCGAGCAGGCCCGTCAGGAGGCCGAGCGGATCATCCACTCCGCGCACGCCGAGCGCGGCTCGCTGATCTCCGACACCGAGGTCGCCCGCCGCTCCCAGGCCGAGGCCGACCGCATTCTCGCCGAGGCCCGCAAGGAGGCCGAGGACATCCGCGCCGAGGCCGACGACTACGTCGACTCCAAGCTCGCCAATTTCGAGGTCGTCCTCACCAAGACCCTCGGCTCCGTCGGGCGCGGCCGCGAGAAGCTCCTCGGCACCGGCCCCGGCATCGACGAACAGGGCTACGAGGACGAGGACGCCCCCGAGCGCAGCCACGACCCGGAGACTCTGCGCCGCACCGCCGACGAGTACGTCGACGTCAAGCTCGGCGCCTTCGAGGCGGTCCTGGCCAAGACCCTGGAGGCCGTCGGCCGCGGCCGCCAGAAGCTGCACGGCCGTATCGCCACCGACGACCTCGGCGCCCTCGCCGATGACACCAGCACCGTCCAGCACTCCAGCGACGCCGACTACCTCGCCGACCTCGTCGCCCTCGCGGAGCAGGACGCCCCGGCAGCCGCCGCCGAGCAGCCCGCACGGCAACAGCAGCAGTACGACCAGCAGGCGGCCGTGCAGCCGGCGTACGGCTACCAGCAGCAGAACGCGGATCCGTACGGCGGCTACCAGCAGGGCTACGGCGGCCAGCAGGACCCGTACGGCTACCAGCAGGCCGACCCCTACGCCTACCAGGGCTACGCCCCCCAACAGGCCGCCTACGACCCGAACCAGGCCCAGCAGCAGCCCGCGCAGCAGACCTCGCAGGGCAACGACGGCTACGCCCTCGACGAGACCAGCCTCTTCGACACCAGCATGATCAGCGCGGAGCAGCTGCGGGCCTACGAGCAGGGGCGCGGCCAGTAA
- the coaD gene encoding pantetheine-phosphate adenylyltransferase: protein MRRAVCPGSFDPITNGHLDIISRASRLYDEVYVAVMINKAKKGLFEVDERLDLIRQVTAEYGNVRIEAFHGLLVDFCKQRDIPAIVKGLRAVSDFDYELQMAQMNNGLSGVETLFVPTNPTYSFLSSSLVKEVATWGGDVSHLVPPVVLEALNKRLRRD, encoded by the coding sequence GTGCGCCGCGCCGTCTGTCCCGGGTCGTTCGACCCCATCACCAACGGACACCTCGACATCATTTCCCGCGCCTCCAGGCTGTACGACGAGGTCTACGTCGCAGTCATGATCAACAAGGCCAAGAAGGGCCTGTTCGAGGTCGACGAACGGCTCGACCTGATCCGCCAGGTCACGGCCGAGTACGGCAACGTCCGGATCGAGGCCTTCCACGGCCTCCTCGTCGACTTCTGCAAGCAGCGCGACATCCCCGCCATCGTCAAGGGCCTGCGCGCGGTCAGCGACTTCGACTACGAGCTGCAGATGGCCCAGATGAACAACGGCCTGTCCGGCGTCGAGACGCTGTTCGTGCCGACCAACCCCACCTACAGCTTCCTCTCCTCCTCACTCGTCAAGGAAGTCGCCACCTGGGGCGGAGACGTCTCCCACCTGGTGCCCCCGGTGGTCCTCGAAGCCCTGAACAAGCGCCTGCGCAGGGACTGA
- the rsmD gene encoding 16S rRNA (guanine(966)-N(2))-methyltransferase RsmD gives MSWSALIGARGCNPYAATAARARPATLRPKAVHNQGPKMTRVIAGAAGGRRLAVPPGTGTRPTSDRAREGLFSTWQSLLGGPLEGERVLDLYAGSGAVGLEALSRGASHTLLVEADARAARVIRENVRNLGLPGAEVRSGKAEQIIQTPAPTEPYDLVFLDPPYRVTDHDLREILLTLRSGGWLTPDALVTVERSTRGGEFRWPDGFEALRARRYGEGTFWYGRAASTCEDAR, from the coding sequence GTGAGCTGGAGCGCCCTTATAGGGGCGCGGGGCTGTAATCCATATGCGGCTACCGCCGCGCGGGCGCGACCAGCCACACTGAGACCTAAAGCCGTCCACAACCAAGGACCAAAGATGACCCGCGTGATCGCCGGCGCAGCCGGCGGACGTCGTCTGGCCGTGCCCCCCGGCACGGGAACACGCCCCACCTCCGACCGCGCACGCGAGGGCCTCTTCTCCACCTGGCAGTCCCTCCTCGGCGGCCCTCTGGAGGGCGAACGAGTCCTCGACCTCTACGCGGGCTCGGGCGCGGTCGGCCTCGAAGCCCTGTCCCGCGGCGCGAGCCACACCCTCCTCGTCGAGGCCGACGCCCGAGCCGCACGCGTCATCCGCGAGAACGTCAGGAATCTCGGCCTCCCCGGCGCCGAGGTGAGGTCGGGCAAAGCCGAGCAGATCATCCAGACCCCGGCGCCGACCGAGCCGTACGACCTCGTCTTCCTGGACCCGCCGTACAGAGTCACAGATCACGATCTTCGCGAGATTCTCCTCACACTCCGCTCGGGGGGCTGGCTCACCCCGGACGCTCTCGTCACCGTGGAGCGCAGCACCAGAGGCGGCGAATTCAGATGGCCGGACGGCTTCGAAGCGCTCCGGGCCCGTCGCTACGGCGAGGGAACGTTTTGGTACGGTCGCGCCGCCTCTACGTGCGAAGACGCACGATGA
- a CDS encoding helicase-related protein, translated as MDLVPALEEPLKKVLGPPTAKVMAEHLGLHTVGDLLHHYPRRYEERGQLTHLADLPMDEHVTVVAMVADARLHTFASSRAPRGKGQRLEVTITDGSGRLQLVFFGNGVHKPHKELLPGTRAMFAGKVSVFNRRLQLAHPAYELLRGADDEAAETVETWAGALIPIYPATAKLESWKIGKAIQTVLPSAQEAVDPLPDSLREGRGLVSLPEALLKIHRPHTKADIEDARSRLKWDEAFVLQVALARRRHADAQLPAVARKPKPDGLLAAFDDRLPFTLTEGQKKVSKEIFDDLATEHPMHRLLQGEVGSGKAQPLDSLVLTPSGFRRMGDMSVGDEVVVPNGELALIDGVFPQGERDVWRLVLSDGSSVECDDEHLWIVGTSGGWQRGQAPKIMTTREIRLDTLKADGSSKWYLPAAAPVDLGGDSGLPLDPYLFGLLLGSGSLRHDLRLSTIDDEIRDAVAAAVAPECRLVPVKGSRCDYTIQLSQPAGSVRNPVIRTLRDLNLCGETSPGKFVPDAFKNTSAKNRLALLQGLLDTDGTIHADGMSLSLCTASRRLADDVAWLVRSLGGRARVLPKRDAFNVSVALPDEYVPFRLPRKVERVRPRPKDDTFRRGIRAVEYVGRKPAQCISVAHPSHAYITDNFTVTHNTMVALRAMLAVVDAGGQAAMLAPTEVLAQQHHRSIVEMMGELAEGGMLGGAEQATKVVLLTGSMGAAARRQALLDLVTAEAGIVIGTHALIEDKVQFHDLGLVVVDEQHRFGVEQRDALRGKGKQPPHLLVMTATPIPRTVAMTVFGDLETSVLDQLPAGRSPIASHAVPAADKPHFLARAWERVREEVENGHQAYVVCPRIGDEEDDPKKAGKKKSPEDEAEKRPPLAVLDVADQLSKGPLQGLKVEVLHGRMHPDDKDAVMRRFAAGETDVLVATTVIEVGVNVPNATAMVIMDADRFGVSQLHQLRGRVGRGSAPGLCLLVTEMPEASAARQRLNAVASTLDGFELSRIDLEQRREGDVLGQAQSGARSSLRVLAVIEDEEIIAEAREEAAALVAADPELTGLPGLRTALEALLDEEREQYLEKG; from the coding sequence ATGGATCTCGTGCCCGCACTGGAAGAACCACTGAAGAAAGTGCTCGGCCCTCCCACCGCGAAGGTGATGGCCGAGCATCTCGGCCTGCACACCGTCGGCGACCTCCTGCACCACTACCCCCGCAGATACGAGGAGCGCGGCCAGCTCACCCACCTCGCCGACCTCCCCATGGACGAGCACGTCACGGTGGTCGCGATGGTCGCCGACGCCCGCCTGCACACCTTCGCCTCCAGCAGGGCCCCCCGCGGCAAGGGCCAGCGCCTCGAAGTCACGATCACGGACGGCAGCGGCCGCCTCCAACTGGTCTTCTTCGGCAACGGCGTTCACAAGCCCCACAAGGAGCTCCTGCCGGGCACACGCGCGATGTTCGCGGGCAAGGTCTCCGTCTTCAACCGCCGCCTCCAACTGGCGCATCCGGCATACGAGTTGCTGCGCGGCGCCGACGACGAGGCAGCGGAGACGGTCGAGACCTGGGCCGGCGCCCTGATCCCCATCTACCCAGCCACCGCCAAACTGGAGTCCTGGAAGATCGGCAAGGCGATCCAGACGGTCCTGCCCAGCGCCCAGGAGGCCGTAGACCCCCTCCCGGACTCCCTCCGCGAGGGCCGCGGCCTGGTCTCCCTCCCCGAGGCTCTCCTGAAGATCCACCGCCCGCACACCAAGGCGGACATCGAGGACGCCCGCTCCCGCCTCAAGTGGGACGAGGCCTTCGTCCTCCAGGTCGCCCTGGCCCGCCGCCGTCACGCCGACGCCCAACTCCCGGCGGTGGCCCGCAAACCCAAGCCGGACGGCCTCCTGGCGGCCTTCGACGACCGCCTCCCCTTCACCCTCACCGAGGGCCAGAAGAAGGTCTCCAAAGAGATCTTCGACGACCTCGCCACCGAACACCCGATGCACCGGCTGCTCCAGGGCGAGGTCGGATCGGGCAAGGCGCAACCCCTCGACTCGCTCGTGCTCACACCCTCCGGTTTCCGTCGGATGGGTGACATGAGTGTGGGTGACGAAGTCGTCGTGCCGAATGGGGAGCTCGCGCTGATCGACGGCGTCTTCCCACAAGGAGAACGCGATGTGTGGCGTTTGGTCCTCTCCGACGGAAGTTCCGTGGAGTGCGACGACGAACACCTCTGGATCGTCGGCACGAGTGGTGGGTGGCAGCGGGGCCAGGCTCCCAAGATCATGACGACGCGGGAGATCCGTCTCGACACGTTGAAGGCAGACGGGTCCTCGAAGTGGTACCTCCCAGCGGCAGCACCGGTCGATCTCGGCGGCGACTCGGGGCTGCCGCTGGACCCCTACCTGTTCGGCCTTCTCCTCGGGAGCGGCTCATTGCGTCACGATCTCCGTCTGTCCACGATCGACGACGAGATTCGCGATGCCGTGGCGGCCGCCGTGGCGCCGGAATGCCGTCTGGTGCCTGTAAAGGGTTCCCGCTGCGACTACACGATCCAGCTTTCCCAGCCTGCCGGCAGTGTCCGCAACCCCGTGATCCGGACTCTGCGGGACCTGAACCTGTGCGGCGAGACGTCGCCTGGCAAATTCGTTCCCGACGCTTTCAAGAACACGTCGGCCAAGAACCGTCTCGCTCTGTTGCAAGGGCTCCTGGACACCGACGGCACGATCCATGCGGACGGTATGAGCCTGTCGCTCTGCACGGCCTCGCGCAGGCTTGCGGACGATGTCGCCTGGCTCGTGCGCTCGCTGGGCGGCCGTGCGCGCGTCCTGCCGAAACGAGATGCGTTCAACGTGTCGGTTGCCTTGCCCGACGAGTACGTGCCGTTCCGACTGCCCCGCAAGGTCGAACGCGTCCGGCCCCGGCCGAAGGACGACACCTTCCGGCGGGGAATCCGCGCGGTCGAGTACGTGGGGCGAAAGCCGGCCCAGTGCATCAGCGTGGCTCACCCGAGCCACGCATACATCACCGACAACTTCACGGTGACCCACAACACCATGGTGGCCCTCCGAGCCATGCTCGCCGTCGTCGACGCCGGCGGCCAGGCCGCGATGCTCGCGCCCACAGAAGTGCTCGCCCAGCAGCACCACCGCTCCATCGTCGAGATGATGGGCGAGCTGGCCGAGGGCGGGATGCTGGGCGGGGCCGAGCAGGCCACGAAGGTGGTCCTGCTGACCGGGTCCATGGGCGCGGCCGCCCGCCGCCAGGCCCTGCTCGACCTGGTCACCGCGGAGGCCGGGATCGTGATCGGCACACACGCGCTGATCGAGGACAAGGTGCAGTTCCACGACCTCGGCCTGGTCGTGGTCGACGAACAGCACCGCTTCGGCGTCGAGCAGCGCGACGCCCTGCGCGGCAAGGGAAAGCAGCCCCCGCATCTGCTCGTCATGACCGCGACCCCCATCCCACGCACCGTCGCCATGACCGTCTTCGGCGACCTGGAGACCTCGGTCCTCGACCAGCTCCCGGCCGGCCGCTCCCCGATCGCCAGCCATGCCGTCCCGGCCGCCGACAAGCCCCACTTCCTGGCCCGCGCCTGGGAGCGGGTGCGGGAGGAGGTGGAGAACGGCCACCAGGCGTACGTCGTCTGCCCCCGCATCGGCGACGAGGAGGACGACCCGAAGAAGGCCGGCAAGAAGAAGTCCCCCGAGGACGAGGCGGAGAAGCGCCCGCCGCTCGCGGTCCTCGACGTGGCGGACCAGCTCTCCAAGGGGCCTCTCCAAGGCCTCAAGGTCGAGGTCCTGCACGGCAGGATGCACCCCGACGACAAGGACGCCGTCATGCGCCGCTTCGCCGCCGGCGAGACGGACGTCCTGGTCGCCACGACGGTCATCGAGGTCGGCGTGAACGTCCCCAACGCCACGGCGATGGTGATCATGGACGCCGACCGCTTCGGCGTCTCCCAGCTCCACCAGCTGCGCGGCCGAGTGGGCCGAGGCTCCGCCCCCGGCCTCTGCCTCCTGGTCACCGAGATGCCGGAGGCCAGCGCGGCCCGCCAGCGCCTCAACGCCGTCGCGTCCACCCTCGACGGCTTCGAACTCTCCCGCATCGACCTGGAACAACGCCGCGAGGGCGACGTCCTGGGCCAGGCTCAGTCGGGAGCGCGGTCCAGTCTGAGGGTCCTGGCGGTCATCGAGGACGAGGAGATCATCGCGGAGGCACGGGAGGAGGCGGCGGCGCTGGTGGCCGCCGATCCGGAGCTGACGGGACTTCCCGGCCTACGGACGGCCCTGGAGGCTCTCTTGGACGAGGAGAGGGAGCAGTACTTGGAGAAGGGGTGA
- a CDS encoding HSP90 family protein, translating into MDSQTSQSSQAPQPPQSPHTFQVDLRGLVDLLSHHLYSSPKVYLRELLQNAVDAITARRAEEPGAPAVVRLYAESGALRVEDSGVGLTEADVHSLLATIGRSSKRAEGLQEARSEFLGQFGIGLLACFVVAERIRVVSRSARTPDAAPVEWTATDDGSYTVRTLPDDARAEPGTTVHLVARAGAAEWLAEDRVLALARDFGSLLPYDVRVGGEAVTDLPAPWDRPYPSPANRRVALARHCHDLFGFTPLDSIDLDVPLAGMRGVAYVLPSAVSPAQRAGHRVHLKGMLLTERAEQLLPDWAFFVRCVLDTDSLRPTASRESLYEDETLAAVREALGERIRSWLTGLAAGDPERLAAFLAVHHLGVKSLARHDKEMLRTMLPWLPFETTDGRLSLEEFAQRHPVVHFTRTVEEYRQVAPIASAQGVGVINGGYTYDSELVEALPSVRPGTVVAELDADTVTAHLDSVDPAEELALAGFLAAARAKLDPLGCDVVLRAFHPLSVPALHLDDREARHEQARAEAEEQADDLWAGILGSLRGSTPRARLVLNHLNPLIRKISSLGDPELIGTATESLYGQALLMAQRPLRPADSALLNRAFIGLLEWATNGEEGRR; encoded by the coding sequence ATGGACTCCCAGACCTCACAGTCATCCCAGGCCCCTCAACCGCCCCAGTCACCTCATACGTTCCAGGTCGACCTGCGCGGTCTGGTGGACCTGCTCTCCCATCACCTCTACTCCAGTCCCAAGGTCTACCTGCGCGAGCTGCTGCAGAACGCGGTCGACGCCATCACCGCCAGACGCGCCGAGGAGCCGGGCGCGCCCGCCGTGGTCCGGCTGTACGCCGAGTCGGGCGCCCTGCGGGTCGAGGACTCCGGGGTCGGGCTCACCGAGGCGGACGTGCACAGCCTCCTCGCGACCATCGGACGCAGCTCCAAGCGTGCCGAAGGGCTGCAGGAGGCCCGGTCCGAGTTCCTGGGGCAGTTCGGCATCGGTCTGCTGGCCTGTTTCGTGGTCGCCGAGCGGATCCGCGTCGTCAGCCGCAGCGCCCGTACGCCGGACGCGGCGCCCGTGGAGTGGACGGCCACGGACGACGGGTCGTACACCGTGCGGACGCTGCCTGACGACGCCCGCGCCGAACCGGGGACCACCGTGCACCTGGTGGCGCGCGCCGGAGCCGCCGAGTGGCTGGCCGAGGACCGGGTGCTGGCGCTGGCGCGGGACTTCGGCTCGCTGCTGCCGTACGACGTCCGGGTCGGCGGCGAGGCGGTCACCGATCTGCCCGCGCCCTGGGACCGGCCGTACCCCTCCCCCGCCAACCGCAGGGTTGCCCTGGCCCGGCACTGTCACGACCTGTTCGGCTTCACGCCGCTGGACTCGATCGACCTGGACGTGCCGCTCGCGGGGATGCGTGGCGTGGCTTACGTCCTTCCCTCGGCGGTCAGCCCCGCCCAGCGGGCCGGCCATCGCGTCCACCTCAAGGGCATGCTGCTGACCGAGCGGGCCGAACAGCTGCTGCCGGACTGGGCGTTCTTCGTGCGGTGCGTGCTCGACACGGACAGTCTGCGGCCCACGGCCTCGCGGGAGTCGCTGTACGAGGACGAGACGCTGGCGGCCGTACGGGAGGCGCTCGGCGAAAGGATTCGGTCCTGGCTGACCGGCCTTGCGGCCGGTGATCCGGAACGGCTGGCGGCCTTCCTGGCCGTGCACCACCTGGGCGTGAAGTCCCTCGCGCGGCACGACAAGGAGATGCTGCGCACGATGCTGCCGTGGCTGCCCTTCGAGACGACCGACGGGCGGCTGTCCCTGGAGGAGTTCGCGCAGCGGCACCCGGTGGTGCACTTCACGCGGACCGTCGAGGAGTACCGGCAGGTCGCGCCGATCGCGTCCGCGCAGGGCGTCGGGGTGATCAATGGCGGTTACACGTACGACAGCGAGCTGGTCGAGGCGCTGCCGTCGGTGCGGCCGGGGACGGTCGTCGCCGAGCTGGACGCGGACACCGTGACCGCCCATCTGGACTCGGTCGACCCGGCCGAGGAGCTGGCCCTGGCGGGCTTCCTGGCCGCCGCGCGGGCCAAGCTCGACCCCCTGGGCTGTGACGTCGTCCTGCGCGCCTTCCATCCGCTGTCCGTGCCCGCGCTGCACCTCGACGACCGGGAAGCCCGGCACGAGCAGGCGCGCGCGGAGGCGGAGGAGCAGGCCGACGACCTGTGGGCGGGCATCCTCGGCTCGCTGCGCGGCAGCACGCCACGCGCGCGTCTCGTGCTCAACCACCTCAACCCGCTCATCCGGAAGATCAGTTCCCTGGGCGATCCGGAGCTGATCGGCACCGCCACCGAGTCCCTCTACGGGCAGGCGCTGCTGATGGCGCAGCGACCGCTCAGGCCCGCGGACTCGGCGCTGCTGAAC